A single Streptomyces sp. 2114.4 DNA region contains:
- a CDS encoding non-ribosomal peptide synthetase: MLPLSSSQEIVWLHEQVQPGSRAYNFTAALDLWGTLDTEALRRGLAATLDRHPGLRLELVAVDGAMPGQRVAEACAPRLHTVDLSGEADPEAAFQELLRTEAETPLDTFEAPLLRWTLVRLAEERHRLIHVEHHLIHDGHSFAILLRDVFSVYRGHVLGEPVELPPAPSYADHVRASTRDEKSGERRDGLEFWAGELREMSYDMPLPGLTRPGSRRRHHGGQLRQSIGADLAEALRAHARERGLTPFATLLGLFAELLRRHSGRSQMVIGTAVGNRPRGFEGAVGMFVNTIPLALRLDPAAPAEESMDEVTDTLIRALPHQEVPIQELTRTLGLHTSGADNPLFSVMFSAHDAELPEIDVPGLDITLFEGFNTGTTRFDLDVVLLPDDRRGVSVRHGAAGMTLVWDYDADMFGEDVAKLLAGRFLDLLRAYLDTPGAALADLAPPAPPQALPAVAPPAPAHDPLDPATAHDPSLPALLVGARRITYGDLEEQVSSLAQRMRAAGVSAGQPVAAVLPRGADSVVTLLACLRTRAVYCPLSPNDPAARLEMLLGRLGPALVLTSADAPVSLPGGLPAATVDAAVLPPARAAGTVPGAAYIIHTSGSTGIPKPVAVGRAALENHLTGAADRFGLGPGDRVLLFAQPTFDVALEEVLPSLYAGACLVAPEREVLTGTELAALLVAARVTVANLPTSYFLATRAEMRPVLRDGHWAPRLLVLGGERLPADVMRAYLADTDSTVLNVYGVTEAAISSTVHELTRDGLTDGAEIPLGTELPGERIHVLDAHHRPLPDGAVGELAIAGAGLAEGYVGNPETTAARFIDVEALGGERVYLTGDLGYRGRDGLLYFLGRRDHQIKLRGYRIELEEVEAAASAALGGRSCAVVLDRAAPGGPRLVGFLEGTDDGAPWDEQALHTELSRRLPSALVPGRWARLDAMPRLAGGKPDRTALTRRAAALEPAAPVEENTDAPAQPPSDPTLPSDPMTELLAEGWREALGHGRFDTSSDFFRAGGHSLLAAQLAAWLEPRLGQRPPLRLLFQNPVLADQATALAAVGTPAVPAPAASTTVTESR; the protein is encoded by the coding sequence ATGCTTCCGCTCTCCTCCTCGCAGGAGATCGTCTGGCTGCACGAACAGGTGCAACCGGGCAGCCGCGCCTACAACTTCACCGCCGCACTCGACCTGTGGGGCACCCTCGACACCGAGGCGCTGCGCCGCGGCCTCGCCGCCACGCTCGACCGGCACCCCGGGCTGCGGCTGGAACTCGTCGCCGTCGACGGGGCGATGCCGGGGCAGCGGGTAGCCGAGGCCTGTGCGCCACGGCTGCACACGGTGGACCTGAGCGGGGAGGCGGACCCGGAGGCCGCGTTCCAGGAGCTGCTGCGCACCGAGGCGGAGACCCCGCTCGACACCTTCGAGGCACCGCTGCTGCGCTGGACACTGGTCCGGCTCGCGGAGGAACGTCACCGGCTCATCCATGTCGAGCACCATCTGATCCACGACGGCCACTCGTTCGCGATCCTGCTGCGCGACGTGTTCAGCGTCTACCGGGGCCACGTTCTGGGCGAGCCGGTGGAACTGCCGCCCGCGCCCTCGTACGCCGACCACGTCCGGGCGAGCACCCGGGACGAGAAGAGCGGCGAGCGGCGGGACGGCCTGGAGTTCTGGGCCGGTGAACTGCGCGAGATGTCCTACGACATGCCGCTGCCCGGCCTGACCCGGCCCGGCTCCCGGCGCCGGCACCACGGCGGCCAGCTGCGGCAGTCGATCGGCGCGGATCTGGCGGAGGCACTGCGCGCCCATGCCCGGGAGCGCGGGCTGACGCCGTTCGCCACGCTGCTGGGGCTCTTCGCCGAACTGCTGCGCCGGCACAGCGGCCGCTCGCAGATGGTGATCGGCACCGCGGTCGGCAACCGCCCGCGCGGTTTCGAGGGCGCGGTGGGCATGTTCGTCAATACCATTCCGCTCGCGCTCCGGCTGGACCCGGCCGCCCCGGCCGAGGAGTCCATGGACGAGGTGACCGACACCCTCATCCGTGCGCTGCCGCACCAGGAGGTGCCGATCCAGGAGCTGACCCGCACGCTCGGCCTGCACACCTCGGGCGCCGACAATCCGCTGTTCAGCGTCATGTTCAGCGCCCACGACGCCGAGCTGCCCGAGATCGACGTCCCCGGGCTGGACATCACCCTGTTCGAGGGCTTCAACACCGGCACCACCCGCTTCGACCTGGACGTGGTGCTGCTGCCGGACGACCGGCGCGGGGTCAGCGTCCGGCACGGCGCGGCGGGGATGACCCTGGTCTGGGACTACGACGCCGATATGTTCGGCGAGGACGTGGCGAAGCTGCTCGCCGGGCGGTTCCTGGACCTGCTGCGGGCCTACCTCGACACTCCCGGCGCCGCCCTGGCGGACCTGGCGCCGCCTGCCCCGCCGCAGGCCCTCCCGGCCGTCGCGCCGCCGGCCCCGGCACACGATCCGCTCGACCCGGCCACCGCGCACGACCCGTCCCTGCCCGCGCTGCTCGTCGGCGCCCGCCGGATCACCTACGGCGACCTCGAGGAGCAGGTCAGCTCGCTGGCGCAGCGGATGCGGGCAGCGGGGGTGAGCGCCGGGCAGCCGGTGGCCGCCGTGCTGCCGCGCGGCGCCGATTCGGTCGTGACGCTGCTGGCCTGTCTGCGGACCCGTGCGGTGTACTGCCCGCTCTCGCCGAACGACCCGGCGGCCCGCCTGGAAATGCTGCTGGGCCGGCTGGGCCCGGCGCTGGTGCTGACCTCGGCGGACGCCCCCGTCAGCCTTCCCGGCGGGCTGCCGGCGGCCACCGTCGACGCCGCGGTCCTGCCGCCGGCGCGGGCGGCCGGGACCGTCCCCGGTGCCGCCTACATCATTCACACCTCCGGCTCGACGGGCATCCCCAAGCCCGTCGCCGTCGGCCGTGCGGCACTGGAGAACCATCTGACGGGCGCCGCCGACCGGTTCGGCCTGGGCCCGGGTGACCGGGTGCTGCTGTTCGCGCAGCCGACCTTCGACGTGGCCCTCGAAGAGGTGCTGCCGTCGCTGTACGCCGGGGCGTGTCTGGTCGCCCCCGAGCGCGAGGTGCTGACCGGCACCGAGCTGGCCGCGCTGCTGGTCGCCGCCCGGGTGACCGTGGCCAACCTGCCGACCAGTTACTTCCTCGCCACCCGCGCGGAGATGCGCCCCGTGCTGCGCGACGGGCACTGGGCGCCGCGGCTGCTGGTGCTCGGTGGTGAACGCCTCCCGGCGGACGTGATGCGTGCCTATCTGGCCGACACCGACAGCACCGTGCTCAACGTCTACGGCGTCACGGAGGCCGCCATCAGCTCGACCGTCCACGAGCTCACCCGGGACGGCCTCACCGACGGTGCGGAGATCCCGCTCGGCACCGAGCTGCCCGGCGAACGGATCCATGTCCTGGACGCCCACCACCGGCCGCTGCCGGACGGCGCGGTCGGCGAACTGGCCATCGCCGGGGCCGGCTTGGCCGAGGGCTACGTCGGCAACCCGGAGACCACCGCCGCCCGGTTCATCGACGTCGAGGCCCTGGGCGGCGAGCGGGTCTACCTCACCGGTGACCTCGGCTACCGCGGCCGCGACGGGCTGCTGTACTTCCTGGGCCGGCGCGACCACCAGATCAAACTGCGCGGCTACCGCATCGAACTGGAGGAGGTGGAGGCCGCCGCCTCGGCCGCGCTCGGCGGCCGGTCCTGCGCCGTCGTCCTGGACCGTGCGGCCCCGGGCGGGCCCCGGCTGGTCGGCTTCCTGGAGGGCACGGACGACGGTGCGCCGTGGGACGAGCAGGCGCTGCACACCGAGCTGAGCCGCCGGCTGCCGAGCGCCCTGGTACCGGGGCGCTGGGCGCGGCTCGACGCCATGCCACGGCTGGCCGGCGGCAAACCGGACCGCACCGCGCTGACCCGCCGGGCCGCCGCACTGGAGCCGGCCGCCCCCGTCGAGGAGAACACCGACGCACCGGCGCAGCCGCCGTCCGACCCGACGCTGCCCTCCGATCCGATGACGGAACTGCTGGCCGAGGGCTGGCGGGAGGCCCTGGGCCACGGCCGCTTCGACACCTCCTCGGACTTCTTCCGGGCCGGCGGCCACTCGCTGCTCGCCGCGCAACTGGCGGCCTGGCTCGAACCGCGGCTGGGGCAGCGCCCGCCGCTGCGGCTGCTGTTCCAGAACCCGGTGCTGGCCGACCAGGCCACCGCGCTCGCCGCCGTCGGCACCCCAGCCGTGCCCGCTCCCGCCGCTTCGACCACCGTGACGGAGTCCCGATGA